Proteins encoded within one genomic window of Catharus ustulatus isolate bCatUst1 chromosome 10, bCatUst1.pri.v2, whole genome shotgun sequence:
- the LAMP3 gene encoding lysosome-associated membrane glycoprotein 3, with the protein MHDAEPQVSSQSAQQSFLFSLSVLTIIYFLLREFTDERPRSPPLSLHLLPSHVTEPWVHQVEVFSPEEAGLARQPLRERTRSALAMGRSARQLIALTLACAFSSCFAEVTLGVELSSETTSFHQMATSAQSFSLYHSAPHQSTTVHFNSTGPLQTTAVSHRTEQTTEQLQAASAAGQAGAGGESTTPTDSPGTAVPSGTAAVRNTTTPSASSTRHGSSPGVPTGATMATNSSLQPGTASTQGTAASAAHSTHRAGPSTRSRRQTAATGAAPATANSTATHAGTRTAPTSPASTARPPPTPQPPDIPTGTYTLSEGNSTCVKVVMGLQLMARNTEQEPMEYVTVNPNKTKISGSCGTVQSELNLTFSGGFVNIAFVKQAPSYSVSKIESRIPLSSEGMFYYGALNEKLFTTKLGNSFKCASRQTFTLERNFQILFVHMQLQAFDIVGNQFGKEEECFLDRNSKIAPIAVCLSILGLFVIVFATFLISRRKPHRGYQRI; encoded by the exons ATGCACGATGCAGAGCCCCAGGTCTCCTCCCAGTCAGCCCAGCAGtcatttctcttttcacttTCTGTCTTAACCatcatttatttccttctgcgTGAGTTTACAGACGAGAGGCCTCGgtctccccctctctctctccaccTCCTTCCCAGCCATGTGACTGAGCCCTGGGTGCATCAAGTGGAAGTTTTCAGCCCGGAGGAAGCTGGGCTGGCTCGGCAGCCGCTCCGGGAGCGCACCCGCAGCGCGCTGGCCATGGGGAGGAGCGCACGGCAGCTCATCGCGCTGACCCTCGCCTGCG cattttcctcctgctttgctgAAGTCACCCTGGGGGTCGAACTGTCTTCAGAAACCACATCCTTCCACCAAATGGCTACTTCTGCTCAGTCATTTTCCCTTTATCATTCTGCACCCCATCAAAGCACCACAGTTCATTTTAACAGCACTGGCCCTCTTCAAACAACAGCCGTGAGCCACAGAACTGAGCAGACaacggagcagctccaggcagcatcagctgcaggccaggcaggagcaggcggTGAATCCACAACCCCCACAGACAGCCCTGGCACGGCCGTGCCCTCGGGTACAGCTGCAGTGAGGAACACAACCACCCCCTCTGCATCCTCCACCAGGCatggcagcagcccaggggTGCCCACAGGAGCTACAATGGCCACcaacagctccctgcagcccggGACAGCGagcacccagggcacagccgcctctgctgcccacagcacGCACAGGGCCGGGCCCAGCACGCGCTCACGGAGACAAACTGCAGCCACTGGCGCTGCACCAGCCACGGCCAACAGCACGGCCACCCACGCAGGGACACGCACGGCCCCCACGTCCCCTGCCAGCACAGCGAgaccccctcccaccccacagccccccgaCATCCCCACGGGCACCTACACCCTCTCTGAGGGGAACAGCACCTGCGTCAAAGTCGTCATGGGGCTGCAGCTGATGGCTCGAAATACAGAACAG GAGCCAATGGAATATGTGACTGTcaaccccaacaaaacaaagataTCTGGAAGCTGTGGGACGGTGCAGTCTGAGCTGAACTTAACTTTTAGTGGAGGATTTGTAAACATCGCCTTTGTAAAG caaGCTCCAAGTTACTCTGTCAGTAAAATTGAGAGCAGAATACCGTTATCTTCTGAAG GTATGTTTTACTATGGAGCCTTAAATGAGAAGCTGTTCACAACAAAGCTGGGGAATTCCTTTAAGTGTGCCAGCAGGCAAACCTTCACCTTGGAGAGGAACTTCCAGATCCTCTTTGTTCATATGCAGCTGCAGGCATTTGACATCGTGGGTAACCAGTTTGGAAAAG